The Bombus huntii isolate Logan2020A chromosome 1, iyBomHunt1.1, whole genome shotgun sequence genome contains a region encoding:
- the LOC126868969 gene encoding uncharacterized protein LOC126868969 isoform X2, which yields MIVRRCLALTVSTCLILSVKFDVVQAERWSRQVSNSEWIPLANPRAAQTQLEQNSPATASLASGSAQLPQLPQLSLPPALQQQYQEQLLQLQKTQENIQKLLLLQQQLRAQQQLLQSQTFLPSGFSNTDEGKQLHQVGLEGTQVADLSSEDLVPPLPASEALPPVFPAQNFLNQRPRPHSPTKQDTSLPQEFTNLSGQDIKNGQLLQQGQNIGNVGQIEEDQRQGSKQLKEPSQASLLPHGESAQDEEEEVQLVYVPAETLAQRGQPKRNRGRKQYPLRQQQQQQQQPQQPQQHHESPSVDTLHDQDAFARQILQQIQQEREEKAQFFKEERMKEIARLNEEQRALERKARLQQEALQREQELQRQREAEKKKKELEKLEELAKQRELERIREAREKQRLEELERRRLAEIRAKEEKRRAEEAARQKEAERLAALERQKELEVQQALKQQQLLDKQRENEARVSGPENHDIQTHALPLIRDQHQQFHRQHLSETSRQNKNKIRGRQRPKTHYHDQQNYREPTTTPSPNQPPLAVYMGSTSSKTANVKVSDVLRILKDAKTIAVLDTVGPDTPQVFVGPTSLDPPTGYAKFDLPYLSSIDHNRVERKVDKLPFFVAPLSFDPPPGYSKIPFPAPHIGSVVVNTLDNAPNPKDSDDQNPSPTPIIEPNSYIDGLDSVLDSTTPSYEPQTTISYSPEPLSTPKYEQTYTASPSPGYSGSRFRFRQFYGDNKPASVVSTSYYDDQRTATKKQKYYDENSKTTEVSIQSPKVETAVSQVEEVSYSTTPSFKEETIGQEDPSGQLTLINQQLAQQRETQEYNTGGQYSQQNSQSNTGLVGSFGGEITAGDINDVRAPVGPTQYSLPAELPAISPHLPGLVNSLLDKNEAKLHAATTTTTTSSTTTTTTTTQRTPTTTYRPRSRQRSRLVSTKPRTTTETPSTRSNVDRSRRPYNRSRSRFTTTTEEYRESAYEPTKSRIPETTLRYNVEHRRPASRTHKYRSRDKTSQQSEVLGHAQSPQTEQSYDTVPQTDSNSPTSNGFIQPTRPESSILRQLDSSSSLNDYTPENYPSTIVSTTENYPSLHDVTVNHATALVSEVYSRSHNYAQNIQEDPRYRSSYDQSTLEHTGLEKTPVNGFNYQVQSGESLDQGIVQRPKDYQLDGKAENSDFELATTVDPRLRTPEEQRYSPVYEVNVPQNQPEYSLTGQDNLHRVEGDKIQTGVGDGNPNEQPIFIPLPENKQEDYELSVSSTELPLSDVTTETITTSTTPVVIRQRVRGRVGTRLHHEPSVQTRNRGSQDEYVRFNVVNQDSTRTTSNRQRVRSRPRTQNHGSQVQTDGNEYIKIHAVQQQRQATTTPAPSTTTTTVRPTEEDIDYGFIRPPNFRPVHPVDNRFQTAVTYRPQLPEVPQESLLPNDEAAVEPNPPQTQLLKNRQKYQPTPNRRLPLKPTTLPSPITTPEVTTTTEIIPVATVLPDDTIYSVRPRSRPDEIKPTRIRSRIRRPGRKRVSTTSTTESVLEAHNELPLDENYPPIRPQSVTTEQQQEPYDDNYDNGGGFSGGVRNPTEHQFYESSSENYPPEFVLNFGNYPGQTVQRDEYDQTQLANSSPGKYSQTSRTRPSEDNHQTTADIYGAESQWSTKLTRTSFQPSFAVNQVPEEASKSSQWFHESLKNVNPPEIITAAPEVSSVTLVVSSDDKKIEKTQKEEEEEDESMLMGTTIFGRKTGIQDHTEKMNMTEMSTNITEIKQKNNSEVEGDQNRNSSLMDKVDSSTEQQSIDFEKTVRKSNNSATGRKIARRRRVRVRVRPAVDDFVTAESQHFNSALNGLFRDQYKYNPIREPKPLAGASASPEKSILQDFLSDILKNDEPTKVTTTEVPETAWTMSPAMTTPMVIPEDVSGTTEIQITTIPTTYKIEETTITESPYEDLFSKLIKKPHDNIKINEQEKKEKNEKKIVTGEKEQQTWETTKKWNRKNFQNTLSFVSIAGKYTTKGNDESKSNDELNDSESFRNIEEISFNQKESNRKNDVLEDRSEVDRDSTIEFEESNKESKDEDYNHPKNHRAKWSEVRYPSAFDHSKSSSWNYDSKTSGRSATTSIPGLVTKKEGDTSVKTLSDYVQAIFDTMKSAEEETTVNNTENPDETTTTGLPVFNTEIPDHDNDSKQEILADNEKIFKLKDDEVKMTTQASFEESQTIGDVNENGKESTETETTTNIDLENATTLGRIDMIANTTTSSTSENYFASDPPLSTTLKPSSTTLLINSTESILGKVLRTSTTTKVSHMTEICYRGRCVMTRPSRDDQFR from the exons aTTGTGCGGAGGTGTTTAGCATTAACGGTATCGACCTGTTTGATACTGTCGGTAAAATTCGACGTTGTGCAAGCCGAAAGATGGTCGCGACAAGTGTCAAACAGCGAATGGATACCGTTAGCGAATCCTAGGGCGGCACAAACTCAACTCGAACAAAATAGCCCAGCTACGGCATCCTTGGCAAGCGGAAGCGCGCAGCTACCTCAACTTCCGCAGCTCTCTTTGCCGCCAGCACTTCAGCAACAGTATCAAGAGCAGTTACTTCAATTGCAAAAGACTCAGGAAAATATACAGAAGCTGTTGCTGCTGCAACAGCAACTTAGAGCTCAGCAACAACTTCTAcag TCTCAGACTTTCCTACCAAGCGGCTTTAGCAACACAGACGAGGGAAAGCAACTGCATCAAGTCGGATTAGAGGGTACGCAGGTGGCGGATCTTTCGTCGGAAGATCTAGTGCCACCTCTTCCTGCCTCTGAAGCACTACCACCAGTTTTCCCAGCGCAAAACTTTCTCAACCAACGACCTAGGCCTCACTCGCCAACGAAACAGGATACGAGCCTTCCCCAAGAGTTCACGAATTTATCCGGTCAGGACATCAAGAATGGTCAGCTATTACAACAAGGGCAAAATATTGGAAATGTCGGACAAATTGAAGAGGATCAAAGACAAGGCTCGAAACAGCTAAAGGAACCGAGTCAGGCCTCTTTGCTGCCTCATGGTGAAAGTGCCCAAGATGAAGAGGAGGAG GTGCAATTAGTTTACGTGCCAGCCGAAACCTTGGCGCAACGAGGTCAGCCGAAAAGAAACCGCGGACGGAAGCAGTATCCCCTCCgtcaacaacagcaacaacaacaacaacctcaacaaCCGCAGCAACATCACGAAAGCCCAAGTGTTGATACTTTGCATGATCAGGATGCGTTTGCCCgtcaaatattacaacaaatCCAACAGGAACGCGAAGAAAAGGCTCAATTCTTCAAAGAAGAGCGAATGAAGGAGATCGCCAGGCTAAACGAGGAACAACGAGCACTGGAAAGAAAAGCTCGCCTTCAACAGGAAGCCCTACAGAGAGAGCAAGAATTGCAAAGACAACGTGAGgcagaaaagaagaaaaaggagttAGAAAAATTGGAAGAATTAGCCAAACAACGAGAACTTGAAAGAATTCGTGAAGCCAGAGAGAAACAACGGTTGGAAGAACTGGAGAGGCGAAGATTAGCAGAGATTCGAgcaaaagaggaaaaacgTCGAGCAGAGGAAGCAGCCAGACAGAAAGAAGCTGAAAGGCTAGCTGCTTTAGAAAGACAAAAAGAACTAGAAGTCCAGCAGGCTCTAAAGCAACAACAGCTCCTTGACAAACAGCGTGAAAACGAAGCCAGAGTATCTGGACCAGAGAACCATGATATTCAAACTCATGCTCTTCCCTTGATTAGAGATCAACATCAACAGTTCCATCGTCAACATCTGTCAGAAACTTCtagacaaaataaaaataaaattagaggCAGGCAAAGACCGAAGACTCATTACCACGATCAACAAAATTACAGAGAACCGACTACAACGCCATCTCCCAATCAACCTCCTTTAGCAGTATACATGGGAAGTACCAGTTCAAAGACAGCTAATGTTAAAGTGTCTGACGTATTAAGGATATTAAAGGATGCCAAAACCATAGCTGTTCTGGACACAGTTGGTCCAGATACCCCTCAAGTATTCGTGGGTCCAACTAGTTTGGATCCACCAACAGGTTATGCCAAGTTTGATCTGCCTTATTTATCGTCTATCGACCATAATCGTGTGGAGAGGAAGGTCGACAAATTACCTTTCTTCGTGGCACCACTCAGCTTCGATCCTCCTCCTGGATATTCCAAAATTCCCTTCCCAGCGCCACATATAGGATCAGTGGTAGTGAACACCTTAGACAATGCTCCAAATCCAAAAGACAGTGATGATCAAAACCCTAGTCCAACTCCTATAATAGAACCTAACTCTTACATAGATGGCTTGGACAGTGTATTAGATTCCACTACTCCTTCGTACGAGCCTCAAACAACTATAAGTTACTCTCCAGAACCATTAAGTACTCCTAAATATGAGCAGACATATACAGCATCACCATCTCCCGGATACTCTGGCTCCAGATTCAGATTCAGACAGTTTTATGGTGACAATAAGCCAGCTTCTGTGGTTAGTACTTCCTATTACGACGATCAGAGGACAGCTACAAAGAAGCAGAAGTACTATGATGAAAACTCGAAAACGACAGAGGTTTCTATTCAAAGTCCAAAAGTGGAAACTGCAGTGAGTCAAGTCGAAGAAGTTTCGTATTCTACTACACCTAGTTTCAAAGAAGAAACAATTGGTCAAGAGGATCCGTCGGGCCAACTGACGTTAATTAATCAACAGTTGGCTCAGCAGAGGGAGACACAGGAATACAACACTGGAGGGCAATACAGTCAACAGAATTCCCAATCCAACACTGGTCTCGTTGGTAGTTTCGGCGGTGAAATCACTGCCGGTGACATTAACGATGTTAGAGCTCCCGTTGGACCCACGCAATATAGTTTGCCGGCTGAACTACCGGCGATCTCTCCGCACCTTCCTGGTCTGGTGAATTCTTTATTGGACAAGAATGAGGCGAAACTGCACGCTGCTACGACAACTACGACTACGAGCAGCACTACCACAACAACCACTACGACACAGCGTACTCCTACGACAACATATAGGCCACGTAGTAGACAGAG GAGCAGATTAGTTTCTACAAAGCCAAGAACAACAACCGAAACCCCATCGACCAGGTCGAACGTAGATAGAAGTCGAAGACCGTACAATAGATCCAGATCTAGATTCACGACCACCACAGAGGAGTATCGCGAATCCGCTTACGAGCCAACTAAATCTAGAATCCCGGAAACTACGTTGAGGTATAATGTAGAGCACAGAAGGCCAGCCAGTAGAACACATAAGTACAGAAGTCGAGATAAGACCAGTCAGCAATCTGAG GTCCTAGGACACGCTCAGAGCCCGCAGACCGAGCAATCGTACGATACTGTGCCCCAAACCGATTCGAATTCCCCTACGTCAAACGGGTTCATCCAACCGACCAGGCCAGAGTCGAGTATTCTTCGTCAACTGGATTCATCGTCGAGCTTGAACGACTATACTCCCGAGAATTACCCGTCCACCATTGTCAGCACCACCGAGAACTATCCATCTCTTCACGATGTCACAGTGAATCATGCTACAGCGTTGGTTTCTGAAGTTTACTCAAGAAGTCATAACTATGCTCAGAATATTCAAGAAGATCCACGTTATCGATCTAGTTATGATCAATCTACTTTAGAACACACTGGTCTTGAGAAGACTCCAGTGAATGGATTTAATTATCAAGTTCAAAGTGGAGAGTCACTGGATCAAGGAATTGTTCAGAGGCCAAAAGATTATCAATTAGATGGAAAAGCAGAAAACAGCGATTTTGAATTGGCTACAACTGTTGATCCAAGACTAAGGACACCGGAAGAGCAACGTTATTCTCCGGTTTATGAGGTAAACGTACCACAGAATCAGCCGGAGTACAGTCTCACCGGGCAGGATAATCTGCATCGCGTGGAGGGCGATAAGATTCAAACCGGTGTTGGCGATGGTAATCCTAACGAGCAGCCAATATTTATCCCATTGCCAGAGAATAAACAAGAGGATTATGAGCTGTCTGTCTCTTCCACCGAGCTTCCATTGTCAGAT GTAACAACAGAAACAATCACAACGAGTACCACTCCTGTGGTAATTCGACAACGAGTCCGAGGGCGCGTTGGCACTCGATTGCATCATGAACCTTCGGTTCAGACCCGAAATAGGGGTTCACAGGATGAGTACGTTCGTTTCAACGTGGTGAACCAGGATTCTACTCGAACCACATCCAACAGACAGAGAGTCAGATCCAGACCTCGTACTCAGAATCATGGATCTCAAGTTCAGACAGACGGCAACGAATATATTAAGATTCATGCAGTTCAGCAGCAAAGACAAGCCACTACAACACCAGCGCCATCTACAACGACCACTACAGTGCGTCCAACTGAAGAGGACATTGATTACGGATTTATAAGGCCACCAAACTTCCGACCGGTACATCCGGTGGATAACAGATTTCAGACGGCTGTTACATACCGGCCCCAGCTCCCGGAG GTGCCGCAGGAATCTCTGCTACCAAACGACGAGGCAGCAGTGGAACCGAATCCTCCACAGACGCAGCTGTTAAAAAACCGCCAGAAGTATCAGCCAACTCCCAATCGTCGTCTACCACTGAAACCTACAACCTTGCCATCGCCCATAACTACGCCAGAAGTCACCACCACTACTGAAATAATACCTGTTGCCACAGTGCTTCCAGACGACACGATATACTCTGTTAGGCCAAGATCTAGACCAGACGAGATAAAACCAACTAGAATAAGAAGTAGAATAAGACGACCTGGAAGAAAACGTGTATCTACCACTAGTACAACCGAATCCGTACTAGAAGCGCATAACGAGCTGCCATTGGACGAAAATTATCCGCCTATACGACCACAATCTGTGACCACAGAGCAACAACAGGAGCCATACGACGATAATTACGATAACGGTGGAGGATTCTCCGGTGGAGTGCGTAATCCAACTGAACATCAATTCTACGAGTCCTCTAGTGAGAAC TATCCACCTGAGTTCGTCCTAAACTTTGGCAACTATCCAGGGCAGACTGTTCAACGTGACGAATACGACCAGACTCAACTAGCCAATAGTTCACCAGGGAAATACAGCCAGACTTCAAGAACGAGACCTTCGGAAGACAACCACCAGACGACAGCAGACATTTACGGAGCTGAGAGTCAATGGTCTACAAAGCTGACGAGAACTTCGTTCCAGCCGAGTTTCGCAGTGAATCAGGTCCCAGAGGAGGCTTCTAAAAGCAGTCAATGGTTCCATGAATCCTTGAAAAATGTTAACCCACCAGAGATAATCACAGCAGCACCAGAAGTTTCATCTGTAACACTGGTAGTCTCTTCAGATGAtaagaagatagaaaaaacgcaaaaagaagaagaagaagaagatgaatCAATGTTAATGGGTACCACAATATTTGGTAGGAAAACTGGTATACAGGATCATACTGAGAAGATGAATATGACTGAAATGAGCACTAATATAACAGAGATTAAACAGAAGAATAATAGTGAGGTTGAAGGTGATCAGAATAGAAATTCTTCTTTGATGGATAAGGTTGACAGTTCTACGGAGCAACAAAGTATTGATTTCGAGAAGACTGTGAGGAAAAGCAATAATTCCGCAACTGGGAGGAAG ATCGCACGGAGAAGAAGAGTCCGCGTTCGAGTCAGACCAGCGGTGGACGATTTCGTCACTGCCGAGTCCCAGCACTTCAACTCTGCCCTAAACGGTTTATTCCGAGACCAATATAAGTACAACCCCATCCGTGAACCAAAACCTCTTGCAGGAGCTTCAGCTTCACCTGAGAAATCGATTTTACAAGACTTTCTATCAGATATTCTAAAGAACGATGAACCTACGAAAGTCACAACCACTGAGGTACCTGAAACCGCATGGACAATGTCTCCAGCCATGACCACTCCTATGGTGATCCCTGAAGACGTCAGTGGAACTACAGAAATCCAGATTACCACAATTCCAACCACTTATAAGATTGAAGAAACAACAATCACAGAGTCGCCTTACGAAGATCTATttagtaaattaattaaaaaaccaCACGATAATATAAAGATAAACGaacaagagaaaaaagaaaagaacgagaAGAAGATAGTTACTGGAGAGAAGGAACAGCAAACCTGGGAAACAACGAAGAAATGGAACCGGAAGAATTTTCAGAACACTCTCAGTTTTGTCTCAATAGCAGGTAAATATACAACCAAAGGTAATGATGAGAGCAAGTCGAACGATGAATTAAATGATTCAGAATCATTTCgaaatatagaagaaataaGCTTTAATCAGAAAGAATCAAATAGGAAGAATGATGTGCTGGAGGATCGCAGTGAGGTAGATAGAGACAGTACAATAGAGTTCGAAGAAAGTAATAAAGAATCAAAAGACGAGGATTATAACCATCCCAAGAATCACAGGGCCAAATGGAGCGAGGTGAGATACCCGTCTGCCTTCGATCACTCCAAATCATCCAGCTGGAATTATGATTCAAAAACGAGTGGTAGATCTGCCACAACGTCGATTCCGGGATTAGTAACAAAGAAGGAAGGAGACACCAGTGTAAAGACACTCTCAGACTACGTTCAAGCGATCTTCGATACTATGAAGAGTGCTGAGGAGGAGACAACAGTAAACAACACAGAAAATCCAGATGAAACCACCACCACTGGGCTTCCTGTATTTAATACAGAGATTCCAGATCACGATAATGATTCAAAGCAAGAAATATTAGCGGATAATGaaaagatttttaaattaaaagacGATGAAGTTAAAATGACTACTCAAGCGAGCTTTGAAGAGTCACAGACAAttggagatgttaatgaaaatGGTAAGGAATCGACGGAGACTGAAACCACGACGAATATCGATCTGGAGAACGCGACGACCTTGGGACGAATCGACATGATTGCAAACACAACGACGAGTTCTACGTCCGAGAATTATTTCGCAAGTGACCCTCCTCTGTCGACGACTTTGAAACCGAGTAGCACcactttattaattaattcgacAGAATCAATATTAGGAAAGGTCCTGCGAACCTCAACAACTACCAAGGTCTCGCATATGACGGAGATTTGCTACAGAGGCCGATGCGTGATGACGAGGCCCAGTCGAGACGATCAGTTCAGATGA